The DNA window CAGGCTGAAAGTGAGCAGCAAGTcatatatgtaaaaataaacaataaagggAGCTCAGatatcttttcttgttttttttgtgtgttcatTTCTCACTCTTAAGGGTAGGGCATGTTAACACAAGTGTGCCACTATCAACTTGTCACTTAGACACCAATAcagcagttttttttataaaaatatgtgtACACACATATATGCATATACTATTATTCTGTTGTTGATTGAAATCGTGCTTTTACTTCAGATTTTCTGTGCAATTTGGAACTCTGGTTTATCTTCTGGATCTTTTCCCTTGTCCAGGTGAACTAAAGACTACATTGAGTAAGCATAAAGGACCCATATTTACTTTGAAGTGGAACAAGAAGGGGGATTATCTGCTAACTGGAAGCTGTGATAAAACAGCAATTGTGTGGGATGTGAGGGCTGAGGAATGGAAACAGCAGTTTGAGTTTCATTCAGGTTTTAAATTGCTCTTAAATTGCTAGAATCAGTAGTCTTTTgtcagaaaaaagaaatcactgATTATTGTTACATTTGCTTTCATATTGGTATTTGTTTTAGGTCCTACACTTGATGTTGACTGGCGCAATAATGTTTCATTTGCAACAAGTTCCACTGACAATATGATATATGTTTGCAAAGTTGGAGAAACGCGCCCTATTAAAACTTTTGCTGGACATCAGGTTTGTACTATCTTTCTACAATTGCATATTGTTCATGCTGTTCTACTCAAACATGCCCAAAGTAATTTAGTCAGAGCATTTTTATATCTCAAGTAAGCTggcagattttaaaaaaacaattgggtCAGATTCTAGAGGGGCTGAGAATCCACAACCGAACCTTGTGTGTGTATGATATTATCAATGGGGTAATGCGAGACCAAGTCTGATTAATTTAGTAGGAAGCCACCAATctggtaaaataaataaatatagaataatttcatacttcaaATCAATGATTGACTAGCATTGTTATTTAATTGACCTGGATGCCTAATCTGACGAACCACCAGGTTGCACTGTTGTGTTTCTCTTGGCTACATAGAAAACTTGATGATGCTATTTATTGACTGGGTTATAATCTGCAGTATTCAACTTAAAGCTTTGCAGtcaaatgaatttttcttgAGCAACAATCAAAGCTTTTCATGCtgcttatattttttactttttgcaATTTCAGGGCGAGGTTAATTGTGTCAAGTGGGATCCTACAGGTTCATGGTTGGCATCTTGCTCTGATGATATCAGTGCTAAGGTTATTATCTGTGCCTTTTTTTTGTCATCTATACACTGATTTGCATTTTAGTTTTCAGgtattatatttgttcatttatGACTCATGAATGCCCTACACTAATCTCTGAGCTTTTATTTTAAGCATAATCCCTTGATTTATCATTGTTTATGAGCCCTTTTAAGTCCTATTTCATTTCTTGTTAGCTTGCTATTTTCGTGGTTGGCAACTGATGAAATTGGACTGCAGATATGGAGCATGAAGCAGGAGAAGTATGTTCATGATTTAAGGGAGCATTCTAAGGTACCGCCTACCTTTTATTTTTGCAGTTCAAGATTTGTTGGTGTTGATGCATTCTCTTTATATAGCACATTGGATTGCTATCATGAATCTTTATTAATCGTGTTGCAGGAGATTTATACTATCAGATGGAGCCCCACTGGACCTGGTACAAACAATCCCAACCAGCCATTAGTGCTGGCTAGGTAAAACTACTGCTTTTAACTTAAATGTTATTGGTGCATCTTCACTTGCATGCACAGACACGTGCATTACAAATTAAGTAGTTCTGGTTACTGTCTGACATTTGTCTTGCTAGTTTTCAAGAAATCCTGTTAGTCTTAATCCCAGTTTTGTATAGGATCATGAAACATCAAGTTCTTGTATCACATTGTATGATTCAGGTCAACTTTGAtgaattgttttatgttttctttctgATATTATGCGGTTCTGCTTTCTGTATAGTGCATCATTTGACTCAACAGTGAAGTTATGGGACGTGGAATTTGGGAAACTTCTCTGCAGTTTGAATGGACACAGGTATACACTtaaccttttctctctcttcgtATTGAAGgatcaggagaaaaaaaattagtttcgTTATCAGCTTCTAGGTAGTTGAATGCTTGAAGATTAAATGAGCCAATATTTGAAGTTATCTTCATTCATTGCTCTGAAATCTGACTTCCTGTGATATCAAcctgttattttcttttgaaaattcttgaCTTCTGCTCCAATTTTTCTCCtgacctcttttcttttttattaacatcaaaTACTAAACTGATACTTGTTGAGTTTGGCTGATCAGTGCCAGATGGATCTGCAATCCTCTCTTGCTTTAGTCCCTGGAATTTCAGGACTGCTCTAGTTAAAGAGGAATGCATTTTCATTCTGTTATCCTGTCATTGAACagataattgaatttatgattaaTCAAATTGTTACTGCTCTATTTGTAGCTATTATTGATGAATgtcttttaattgaatttccAGGGAGCCTGTGTATTCGGTAGCATTTAGTCCTAATGGAGAATACCTGGCAAGTGGATCTCTTGATAGATGCATCAACATTTGGTCATTGAGGGAAGGAAAGATTGTGAAAACATATGCTGGCAACGGGGGAATATTTGAAGTTTGTTGGAATAAGGAAGGTGATAAAATTGCTGCCTGTTTTGCCAACAATACAGTTTGTGTTTTAGATTTCAGAATGTGAAAGCTTGTGAGGTGCTAGGATCGGCTGGGATTTCTTGAAGCTTGTAGTAGCATTCTATTTAGCTGGTCTTCAGTTTCCCGTGGAAGTGAGCTTTCCTTCGATGGGGATGTGAAAAGTTCTTCGATTTGGTaggtttttcattttatttttttggtagttATAGGTGTTACTAATTTGTAATTCAAAGATTGCTGCAAGTCGTAAGTGAATCTCCCCAGCAAATTTGTTAGCTAGGCATCTGCTCTGTAGGACATGGTTCGGGAACAATTATGTACAGAATTGTTTGCATTGGATCCTTTTTAGCGTCGTTTACATTACCACTATTTCTTATGAAGCATCCATCTTTCTGAAATTTCAGTTGTCCACTGTTTCATATCCTGCTCAGAACTGAAGAACATCTGGTGTGCGCACCAGCACCCACACATTCAATAATGGAATACTTGTGGTTTCTTTctataaacataaaagaaattggCACTTGTATAGTAGGCATACTGAATATCGAAGACGTGCAGTGCTGCTACCGAGACTGGCATGTATTCCAGTTTGCAGCGGGACTGCGCCATCTGCAGGCCAACGAGAACCACATCTGATCTCAATATGAAAGGCTTCTGTGGAAATATTCAAGTACATTAAACAGTGAGATGATGATGGCCTGGAAAACATTTCTTAGAAATAACTGCTTTATGCGGCAATACAGGATCACAGATTTATTGGCAATACAGGATCACAGATTTATTCACAATCCCAGGCTAGATGTACAATTTACCAATAGTCTCCACAAGAACATAAGCCATTTACAAAGTGGTGGAAACGGTTTCGATCCCTCATTACAACCTTGCGTCCGGTGATCTTCGAAATCAACTTTGTCACAGCATGACAATCCGCGCAGACCCTCAGATTCTTTACGATCTTTATTGTAGTGCCTGGTTTGGTTGTTATAAGCCCAAAAGCTAGGGCAAGTTTCTCACTGTGAACCCCAAGTGACCGCTCCTTTTGCGCATCCTCCAAGTCATGTAATACAATATCTGTCTGTGGGGTATAACCATGAGTTTTAAGCCAGCCATTTATCTCCTCCAACATTTCATAGATCTCTCTGCTCTTTGGATGTCTCAAATCTCCAGCCAAAAACTCATGCACCTTGTTATTCACTTCAATCGAGCTACACCCAGGCTCTTTCTCAAACCCACTCTCTTTCATCAAGGTCCTCACCCTCGCCACACCTTCCCAATTGCCAGCTGCTGCATAAATGTTAGAAAGAAGAACATAAGTCCCTGAATTTGCAAGATTCTGGCTAACAAGATACTCCGCTATTTGCTCTCCCAGGGCAATGTTGCCATGGAGCCTGCAAGCCCCAAGCAGAGTTCCCCACAATACGGGATCCTGATCAATCTCCATGTTCTTAACAAGTTCATACGCTTCTTCTAAATACCCAGCACGGCCAAGAAGATTTACCATACACCCATAATGCTCAACCTTGGGTTCAATCCCATATTCATCTTTCATTGAATAGAAAAATTTCCATCCTTCACTGACCAAACCAGCATGACTACAAGCATTTAATACACCAATAAACGTTATATCTGTAGGTTGGTATCCGATCATACACATCTCTTTAAACAACCGCAGAGCATCTTGGCTAAATCCGTGCATTGCATACCCAACAACCATCGAATTCCAAGCAACAACATCCTTGTTACTGATCCTCTCAAAAACCAACCGCGCATCCTCCAAACTCCCACATTTACTATACATATCAATCAAAGACGTACCTACTCGAACATTAATCCCAATCCCATTATTCTCAATATATGAATGAACCCACCTTCCCGTCTCCAAAGCCCCAGTTTGCCCACAAGCAGAAAGAACAGCCAACACAGTAACTTCGTTCGGTCTCACTTTGGCATTCAACATTTGTCTAAACAACAACAATCCTTCATTAGGTAATCCATGTTGCGCGTACCCATCAATCATAACGTTCCAACAAATGGCATCCCTCTCTTCCAGCCCATCAAACAACACTCTTGCCTCGTCAATCATCCCATACTTAGCATAACAAGTAATCATCGCTGTCAACGAAACTAAACTCTTCTCAGGCATTGCATCAAACAGCGTACGCGCAGAAACAACATCGCCTCCTCTTGCATACACGTCAACAAGACAAGTCCTCACATACAATT is part of the Populus trichocarpa isolate Nisqually-1 chromosome 7, P.trichocarpa_v4.1, whole genome shotgun sequence genome and encodes:
- the LOC18101162 gene encoding pentatricopeptide repeat-containing protein ELI1, chloroplastic; amino-acid sequence: MSSTPIFSTPPPPPPLPHANTTRSSTTLHNPPPEKIAILIDKSKSLNHLNQVHAFLYRHNLHDHPILNFKLQRSYSSLGHLNRSLALFNKTQNPNVFFYTSIIHAHTIHNLHHLALLFYVQMLSQNVFPNAFTFSSILKSCPIEPAKLLHGQAIKFGFDAELYVRTCLVDVYARGGDVVSARTLFDAMPEKSLVSLTAMITCYAKYGMIDEARVLFDGLEERDAICWNVMIDGYAQHGLPNEGLLLFRQMLNAKVRPNEVTVLAVLSACGQTGALETGRWVHSYIENNGIGINVRVGTSLIDMYSKCGSLEDARLVFERISNKDVVAWNSMVVGYAMHGFSQDALRLFKEMCMIGYQPTDITFIGVLNACSHAGLVSEGWKFFYSMKDEYGIEPKVEHYGCMVNLLGRAGYLEEAYELVKNMEIDQDPVLWGTLLGACRLHGNIALGEQIAEYLVSQNLANSGTYVLLSNIYAAAGNWEGVARVRTLMKESGFEKEPGCSSIEVNNKVHEFLAGDLRHPKSREIYEMLEEINGWLKTHGYTPQTDIVLHDLEDAQKERSLGVHSEKLALAFGLITTKPGTTIKIVKNLRVCADCHAVTKLISKITGRKVVMRDRNRFHHFVNGLCSCGDYW